In Amycolatopsis jiangsuensis, the following proteins share a genomic window:
- a CDS encoding cytidine deaminase, producing MSEVDWEALRAEAVAAASHAYVPYSGLQVGVAGIVDDGRHVIGCNVENASYGLGLCAECTMAGQLRLSGGGRLVAVACRSGEGKLLMPCGRCRQILFELGGSTCLVDTPRGVLPMSEVLPDAFGPEDLP from the coding sequence ATGTCCGAAGTGGACTGGGAAGCGCTGCGTGCCGAAGCTGTGGCGGCCGCTTCGCACGCGTACGTGCCGTACTCGGGTCTGCAGGTCGGTGTCGCCGGCATCGTGGACGACGGCCGGCACGTGATCGGCTGCAACGTCGAGAACGCCTCGTACGGCCTCGGGTTGTGCGCGGAGTGCACGATGGCGGGCCAGCTCCGGCTGTCCGGTGGCGGCCGGCTGGTGGCGGTGGCCTGCCGGAGCGGCGAGGGGAAGCTGCTGATGCCGTGCGGCCGCTGCCGGCAGATCCTGTTCGAACTCGGTGGCTCGACGTGCCTGGTCGACACACCTCGCGGCGTGCTGCCGATGTCCGAGGTGCTGCCGGACGCGTTCGGCCCTGAGGACCTGCCGTGA
- a CDS encoding thymidine phosphorylase gives MSFTAVDVIRAKRDGGRLSDEQIDWVVDAYTRGAVAEEQMAALAMAIYLRGMDNAEIARWTGAMIDSGTHLSPATSRPTVDKHSTGGVGDKITLPLAPLVAACGAAVPQLSGRGLGHTGGTLDKLESIPGWRAALSVDEIAAQLDSVGAVVCAATEGLAPADKKLYALRDVTGTVESIPLIASSIMSKKIAEGASGLVLDVKAGSGAFMKTVSDARQLARTLVDIGTAHGVATTALITDMEVPLGRAVGNAVEVAEAVEVLQGRGPADVVELTVALAREMLTLAGISTDPAAVLASGEAYETWARMITAQGGDPSAPLPRPTHVHVVRAPATGVLASLDAYAVGVAAWRLGAGRARKEDPVQSAAGVLCLAKPGDAVTEGDPLLELHTDTPDAVPAALSALEGGYAVTSETPEARRIVLDTIKPS, from the coding sequence GTGAGCTTCACGGCGGTGGACGTCATCCGTGCCAAACGCGACGGCGGGCGGCTGAGCGACGAGCAGATCGACTGGGTCGTCGACGCCTACACGCGCGGCGCGGTGGCCGAGGAGCAGATGGCCGCGCTGGCCATGGCGATCTACCTGCGCGGGATGGACAACGCGGAGATCGCCCGCTGGACCGGCGCGATGATCGACTCGGGCACGCACCTGTCGCCGGCCACCTCGCGTCCGACCGTGGACAAGCATTCGACCGGCGGCGTCGGCGACAAGATCACCCTGCCGCTGGCGCCGCTGGTCGCCGCGTGCGGTGCCGCGGTGCCGCAGCTGTCCGGCCGCGGCCTCGGGCACACCGGGGGCACGCTGGACAAGCTGGAGTCGATCCCGGGCTGGCGGGCCGCGTTGTCGGTGGACGAGATCGCGGCGCAGCTGGATTCGGTGGGCGCGGTCGTCTGCGCGGCCACCGAAGGCCTGGCCCCTGCGGACAAGAAGCTCTACGCGCTGCGGGACGTGACCGGCACCGTCGAGTCGATCCCGCTGATCGCCAGCTCGATCATGAGCAAGAAGATCGCCGAAGGCGCGTCCGGTCTGGTGCTGGACGTGAAGGCAGGCTCCGGCGCGTTCATGAAGACCGTCTCCGATGCCCGGCAGCTGGCCCGCACCCTGGTCGACATCGGCACCGCGCACGGCGTCGCCACCACCGCGCTGATCACGGACATGGAGGTGCCGCTGGGCCGGGCGGTCGGCAACGCGGTGGAGGTCGCCGAAGCGGTGGAGGTGCTCCAGGGCCGTGGACCGGCCGACGTGGTGGAGCTGACCGTCGCACTGGCCAGGGAAATGCTGACGCTGGCGGGGATTTCGACGGATCCGGCAGCGGTGCTGGCCTCCGGCGAGGCGTACGAGACGTGGGCACGGATGATCACCGCGCAGGGCGGAGACCCGTCCGCACCGTTGCCTCGGCCCACCCACGTGCACGTCGTCCGCGCTCCGGCCACGGGAGTGCTGGCTTCCCTGGACGCCTACGCCGTCGGCGTCGCCGCGTGGCGGCTCGGCGCCGGGCGAGCGCGCAAGGAAGACCCGGTCCAGTCCGCGGCCGGTGTGCTGTGCCTGGCGAAGCCAGGCGACGCCGTCACCGAAGGTGACCCACTGCTGGAACTCCACACCGACACCCCGGACGCGGTGCCTGCCGCGCTCTCCGCGCTCGAAGGCGGCTACGCCGTGACCTCCGAGACCCCCGAGGCCCGCCGGATTGTCCTGGACACCATCAAGCCCTCGTGA
- the sdhC gene encoding succinate dehydrogenase, cytochrome b556 subunit — MSTTASPAAEPAAGASDRAGASRRQGTFYRGDPGMWSWVLHRITGVLTFFFLFVHVLDTALVRVSPNTYDQVIETYKTPIVNLLEVGLVGAVLFHALNGLRVMLVDFWAKGPKYQKTMLWVIGVVWVVVMIPGAFFMLKRTVETLFGGA; from the coding sequence ATGTCCACCACGGCGAGCCCTGCCGCTGAGCCAGCGGCGGGGGCGAGCGATCGGGCGGGTGCCTCACGCCGGCAGGGAACCTTCTACCGGGGCGACCCGGGCATGTGGTCCTGGGTGCTGCACCGCATCACCGGCGTGCTGACATTCTTCTTCCTGTTCGTGCACGTGCTCGACACCGCGCTCGTGCGCGTGTCGCCGAACACCTACGACCAGGTCATCGAGACGTACAAGACGCCGATCGTGAACCTGCTCGAGGTCGGCCTGGTCGGGGCGGTGCTGTTCCACGCGCTCAACGGCCTGCGCGTGATGCTGGTCGACTTCTGGGCCAAGGGCCCGAAGTACCAGAAGACGATGCTGTGGGTGATCGGCGTCGTCTGGGTCGTGGTGATGATCCCGGGTGCGTTCTTCATGCTCAAGCGCACCGTCGAAACGCTCTTCGGGGGTGCCTGA
- a CDS encoding ABC transporter permease, producing MSSWRTRLLPPLLAIVFALLLSAIALIISGADPLQAYGTMVGQLFKGSTAVDTVNLATVYYLSGLAVAIGFQMNLFNIGVEGQYRFAAVVAAIIGGALQLPPVLHTIVILLVAVVSGALYATIPAVLKVTRGVSEVISTIMLNSIVAGIIAFLVNADQFGVQTGNNIGTREIAPSGRIPGIPIGAGTLFGFVFIAIVVGAAYWFMLNRTRFGFELKASGESSTAASAGGVSAKKMTLIAMLLSGAVAGLVAMPELLGRDYSYGITATQMYGFTGIAVALLGRNHPGGIAFGALLWAFLDTSAVSLEQINVSKEIATIMQGIIVLSVVVAYEIVRRADLAAEQRRVGRALAGKGSSVAEGGAV from the coding sequence GTGAGTTCGTGGCGCACGCGGCTGTTGCCGCCCCTGCTCGCGATCGTCTTCGCCCTGCTGCTGTCGGCGATCGCGCTCATCATCTCCGGGGCCGATCCGCTGCAGGCGTACGGGACCATGGTGGGCCAGCTGTTCAAGGGCTCGACCGCGGTCGACACGGTGAACCTGGCCACGGTGTACTACCTGTCCGGCCTCGCGGTCGCCATCGGTTTCCAGATGAACCTGTTCAACATCGGGGTCGAGGGCCAGTACCGGTTCGCCGCGGTCGTCGCGGCGATCATCGGCGGCGCACTGCAGCTGCCGCCGGTGCTGCACACCATCGTGATCCTGCTGGTGGCCGTCGTGTCCGGCGCGCTGTACGCGACGATCCCGGCGGTGCTGAAGGTGACCCGCGGGGTCAGCGAGGTCATCTCCACGATCATGCTGAACTCGATCGTGGCAGGCATCATCGCGTTCCTCGTGAACGCCGACCAGTTCGGTGTGCAGACCGGCAACAACATCGGCACCAGGGAGATCGCGCCGTCCGGGCGCATCCCGGGCATCCCGATCGGTGCCGGCACGCTGTTCGGGTTCGTGTTCATCGCGATCGTGGTCGGCGCCGCCTACTGGTTCATGCTCAACCGCACGCGGTTCGGCTTCGAGCTGAAGGCGAGCGGTGAGTCGTCGACGGCGGCCTCGGCCGGTGGCGTCAGCGCGAAGAAGATGACGCTGATCGCGATGCTGCTTTCCGGTGCGGTGGCCGGCCTGGTCGCCATGCCGGAGCTGCTGGGTCGCGATTACAGCTACGGCATCACGGCCACGCAGATGTACGGCTTCACCGGGATCGCGGTGGCGCTGCTGGGCCGCAACCACCCGGGCGGTATCGCGTTCGGCGCGTTGCTCTGGGCGTTCCTGGACACCTCCGCGGTGTCGCTGGAGCAGATCAACGTGTCCAAGGAGATCGCGACGATCATGCAGGGCATCATCGTGCTGTCGGTCGTCGTCGCGTACGAGATCGTGCGCCGCGCCGACCTCGCCGCCGAGCAGCGGCGCGTGGGACGCGCGCTGGCTGGCAAGGGTTCCTCGGTCGCGGAAGGCGGTGCGGTGTGA
- a CDS encoding ABC transporter ATP-binding protein codes for MSETEAEAAPDRGTPAVQLTGITKRFPGVVANSDVNLTVAAGEVHALCGENGAGKSTLMKILYGMQQPDEGAIAIDGTEVRLRNPQDAIRTGIGMVHQHFMLADNLTVAENVFLGAEGMHGIGRAARSRLAKLAEQTGLHAKPDTLLEELGVAERQRVEIVKVLYRGAKIIILDEPTAVLVPQEVDALFDTVRGMKAEGYTFLFISHKLDEVRAIADTVTVIRRGSTVGTADPKNITTRELAEMMVGSELPSPETRESTVTEREVLRVRDLRLAAEGSERAVLDDISFTVHAGEVLGIAGVEGNGQTELVETVMGMRRASGGHIELSDAGGRTHDLVKLGTLARREAGIGYIAEDRTRHSLLLTQPLWVNRMLGYQTRKPVSSGQLLDIAGARRDTERIVREYDVRTPGIEVPAAALSGGNQQKLIVGRELSGAPVLLIASHPTRGVDVGAQALIWEQIRQARADGLAVLLISADLDELIGLSDTIRVMLRGRLVSEANPATVTPQELGSAMTGAAGEGEEVQ; via the coding sequence ATGAGCGAAACCGAGGCCGAAGCCGCCCCTGACCGGGGCACCCCGGCCGTCCAGCTGACCGGGATCACCAAGCGCTTCCCCGGGGTGGTCGCCAACTCCGACGTCAACCTGACCGTGGCCGCGGGCGAGGTGCACGCGCTGTGCGGGGAGAACGGCGCCGGCAAGTCGACTCTGATGAAGATCCTCTACGGGATGCAGCAGCCCGACGAGGGTGCCATCGCGATCGACGGCACCGAGGTGCGGCTGCGCAACCCGCAGGACGCCATCCGGACCGGGATCGGCATGGTGCACCAGCACTTCATGCTCGCGGACAACCTCACCGTCGCGGAGAACGTGTTCCTCGGCGCGGAGGGCATGCACGGCATCGGCCGCGCGGCACGGTCGCGGCTGGCGAAGCTGGCCGAGCAGACCGGCCTGCACGCGAAGCCGGACACGCTGCTGGAGGAACTCGGCGTGGCCGAGCGGCAGCGCGTGGAGATCGTGAAGGTGCTCTACCGCGGCGCGAAGATCATCATCCTCGACGAGCCGACCGCGGTGCTCGTGCCGCAGGAGGTCGACGCGCTGTTCGACACGGTCCGCGGGATGAAGGCCGAGGGCTACACCTTCCTGTTCATCTCGCACAAGCTCGACGAGGTGCGTGCCATCGCGGACACGGTCACCGTGATCCGCAGGGGCAGCACGGTCGGCACGGCCGATCCGAAGAACATCACCACCCGCGAGCTGGCCGAGATGATGGTCGGCTCCGAGCTGCCCAGCCCGGAGACGCGTGAGTCGACCGTGACCGAGCGCGAGGTGCTGCGGGTGCGTGACCTGCGGCTGGCGGCCGAGGGCTCGGAGCGCGCCGTGCTCGACGACATCTCCTTCACCGTGCACGCGGGGGAGGTGCTCGGCATCGCCGGCGTCGAGGGCAACGGCCAGACCGAACTCGTCGAGACGGTCATGGGCATGCGCAGGGCGAGCGGCGGGCACATCGAGCTTTCCGACGCCGGCGGGAGGACCCACGACCTGGTGAAGCTGGGCACGCTGGCGCGGCGCGAGGCGGGCATCGGCTACATCGCCGAGGACCGCACCCGGCACAGTCTGCTGCTCACCCAGCCGTTGTGGGTCAACCGGATGCTCGGTTACCAGACCCGCAAACCGGTCTCCAGCGGGCAGTTGCTCGACATCGCCGGCGCTCGCCGCGACACCGAGCGGATCGTGCGCGAGTACGACGTGCGCACGCCGGGCATCGAGGTGCCGGCGGCCGCGTTGTCCGGTGGCAACCAGCAGAAGCTGATCGTCGGACGGGAGCTGTCCGGTGCTCCGGTGCTGCTCATCGCCTCGCACCCGACGCGCGGGGTTGATGTCGGCGCGCAGGCGCTGATCTGGGAGCAGATCCGCCAGGCCCGCGCGGACGGGCTCGCGGTGCTGCTGATCTCCGCTGATCTGGACGAGCTGATCGGGCTGTCCGACACGATCCGCGTGATGCTGCGCGGGCGGCTGGTGAGCGAGGCGAACCCGGCCACGGTGACCCCGCAGGAACTCGGCTCCGCGATGACCGGTGCCGCGGGAGAGGGAGAAGAAGTCCAGTGA
- a CDS encoding PA containing protein: MTTDNHIAAPSFDRMRNMLVRAAEVRESEQQQIFDALDDIYARLAPVDSLGAVRKRLSELPDRTEVGVLAERLDEAMTRLESQDNALAALTHAVESIVDKLAKPFAQLDGRLDGMASRFEGVAGRMDGLEDKLQNIHRRLDELGGHLDKQDAKLDSIPQSTQGPVRERIELAESSLRERIETTDQELRSRVDELDRATKERIAGAADSLKTAVTETGEMVDPAERLEKLGGRLDTVTDRLDDLATRLDKVEDGVTGRLGDLDGSLRTGLSKVEGTLAQQPDTDSVDSLVRRSNDESVRRIGGQLDEAMATFAELMLGGGPAVQQIAPPPPAPRQPRRSSRNGRSPKAADAKAKNGSADADDAPAE; encoded by the coding sequence GTGACCACTGACAACCACATTGCCGCTCCGTCCTTCGACCGGATGCGCAACATGCTGGTGCGCGCGGCCGAAGTGCGTGAGAGCGAGCAGCAGCAGATCTTCGACGCGCTCGACGACATCTACGCCCGGCTGGCGCCGGTGGACTCGCTGGGCGCGGTGCGCAAGCGGCTGTCCGAGCTGCCCGACCGCACCGAGGTCGGCGTGCTGGCCGAGCGGCTCGACGAGGCGATGACCCGGCTCGAGTCGCAGGACAACGCGCTCGCCGCGCTCACGCACGCGGTGGAGAGCATCGTCGACAAGCTGGCCAAGCCGTTCGCACAGCTCGACGGCAGGCTGGATGGCATGGCCTCGCGGTTCGAGGGCGTCGCCGGCCGGATGGACGGGCTCGAGGACAAGCTGCAGAACATCCACCGCAGGCTCGACGAGCTGGGCGGGCACCTGGACAAACAGGACGCCAAGCTGGACTCGATCCCGCAGAGCACCCAGGGTCCGGTGCGCGAGCGCATCGAGCTGGCCGAGTCCTCGCTGCGCGAGCGGATCGAGACCACCGACCAGGAGCTGCGCTCCCGCGTCGACGAGCTCGACCGCGCGACCAAGGAGCGGATCGCCGGCGCCGCCGACTCGCTGAAGACCGCGGTCACCGAGACCGGCGAGATGGTCGACCCGGCCGAGCGCCTGGAGAAGCTCGGCGGCCGGCTGGACACGGTCACCGATCGGCTGGACGACCTCGCGACCCGGCTGGACAAGGTCGAGGACGGCGTCACCGGACGGCTCGGCGACCTGGACGGCTCGCTGCGCACCGGCCTGTCGAAGGTCGAGGGCACCCTGGCCCAGCAGCCGGACACCGACTCGGTCGACTCGCTGGTGCGCCGCAGCAACGACGAGTCCGTGCGCCGCATCGGCGGTCAGCTGGACGAGGCGATGGCCACCTTCGCGGAGCTGATGCTCGGCGGAGGCCCGGCGGTGCAGCAGATCGCCCCGCCGCCGCCCGCTCCGCGCCAGCCCCGTCGCAGCTCCCGCAACGGCCGCTCCCCCAAGGCCGCCGACGCGAAGGCGAAGAACGGCAGCGCCGACGCGGACGACGCACCCGCCGAATAG
- a CDS encoding ABC transporter permease, translating into MPARRKRNRIPGWARGVIWAVIAIAVMSTASYATGVSSLTSSNTTSTALRLALPILLCALGGLWAERAGVINIGLEGMMILGTWGAAWGAYYGGVWVGLVAAIAFGALGGLLHAVATVTFRVNHIVSGVAINLLGLGVAKYLANLIFEPISGNPRQSPPVPKFDTYSAAGLSDWLGSLEDEQRVGLSDVAGILKGLVSGVAPLTMLAIVLIPVSYWVLWRTRFGLRLRSCGENPVAAESLGVNVYRYKYLGVLISGGFAGMGGASLVLLKGGADYLENQTNGRGYIGLAAMIFGNWRPGGLLGGAALFGYADGLQLAGGGEAVLSLLYGTVLLLVIIVIVQLFRRRWIAAALAVVGAGILYAIYWTNDSLPSDLIPYTAHFVTLIVLAVASQRLRPPKADGALYRRGEGD; encoded by the coding sequence ATGCCGGCGCGGCGCAAGCGGAACCGGATCCCCGGCTGGGCGCGCGGGGTGATCTGGGCGGTCATCGCGATCGCGGTGATGTCCACTGCTTCCTACGCCACCGGTGTCTCGTCGCTGACGTCCAGCAACACGACCTCCACCGCGTTGCGGCTCGCGCTGCCGATCCTGTTGTGCGCCCTCGGCGGACTCTGGGCCGAACGCGCGGGCGTGATCAACATCGGCCTCGAGGGCATGATGATCCTCGGCACCTGGGGCGCGGCCTGGGGTGCCTACTACGGCGGCGTGTGGGTCGGGCTGGTGGCCGCGATCGCGTTCGGCGCGCTGGGTGGCCTGCTGCACGCGGTGGCGACGGTGACCTTCCGGGTCAACCACATCGTCTCCGGTGTGGCGATCAACCTGCTCGGCCTCGGTGTCGCGAAGTACCTGGCGAACCTGATCTTCGAGCCGATCTCGGGCAATCCCCGGCAGTCGCCGCCGGTGCCGAAGTTCGACACCTACTCCGCGGCCGGGCTGTCGGACTGGCTCGGTTCGCTGGAGGACGAACAGCGTGTCGGCCTGTCCGACGTGGCGGGCATCCTCAAGGGACTGGTCTCCGGGGTCGCGCCGCTGACCATGCTCGCGATCGTGCTGATCCCGGTGAGTTACTGGGTTCTGTGGCGTACGCGGTTCGGTCTGCGGCTGCGTTCCTGCGGCGAGAACCCGGTGGCCGCCGAGTCCCTCGGCGTGAACGTGTACCGCTACAAGTACCTGGGCGTGCTGATCTCCGGCGGCTTCGCGGGGATGGGTGGCGCTTCGCTGGTGCTGCTCAAGGGTGGCGCGGACTACCTGGAAAACCAGACCAACGGCCGTGGGTACATCGGTCTGGCCGCGATGATCTTCGGCAACTGGCGGCCCGGTGGCCTGCTCGGCGGTGCCGCGCTGTTCGGGTACGCCGACGGGCTCCAGCTCGCCGGCGGTGGCGAGGCCGTGCTCTCGCTGCTGTACGGCACGGTGCTGCTGCTGGTGATCATCGTGATCGTGCAGCTGTTCCGGCGGCGGTGGATCGCGGCCGCGCTCGCCGTGGTCGGCGCCGGCATCCTGTACGCGATCTACTGGACCAACGACTCGTTGCCGAGTGACCTGATCCCCTACACCGCGCACTTCGTCACGCTGATCGTGCTTGCCGTTGCGTCGCAACGACTACGACCACCGAAGGCCGACGGAGCGCTGTACCGCAGAGGAGAAGGCGACTGA
- a CDS encoding BMP family lipoprotein, with translation MRGTALAAVGMAGVLALAGCAKDTGKNDNASGSGGDSAGNCITAPKPPAAPAAATSSTADSGKVDGSKLKVGLAFDVGGRGDASFNDAAAAGTDQAKAELGVPSVQESTASASESEAAKQQRLEQMAAQGLNPIIAVGFAYAPSVTAVAPKHPNTRFAIVDDDSIKQPNVTPLVFAEEQGSFLAGVAAAYKSKSCHIGFVGGVKTPLIQKFEAGYLQGAKAVSDKIEIEDDYLTPAGDFTGFQDPAKGNVKAAAEIAKGADVIYHAAGASGKGVFDAAKANDALAIGVDSDQYNQKTVAADKDIIITSMIKRVDIAVFQFLRSVAKNDLSSLPKRFDLKVDGVGYATSGGKVDDIKDVLDGYKAQIVSGAVQVSDKPAK, from the coding sequence ATGCGTGGAACCGCGCTGGCCGCAGTGGGCATGGCCGGGGTACTCGCCCTGGCCGGGTGTGCGAAGGACACCGGTAAGAACGACAACGCGTCCGGTTCGGGGGGCGACAGCGCGGGCAACTGCATCACCGCGCCGAAGCCGCCCGCCGCGCCCGCCGCGGCCACGAGCAGCACCGCCGACAGCGGCAAGGTCGACGGGAGCAAGCTGAAGGTCGGGCTGGCCTTCGACGTCGGCGGCCGTGGGGACGCCTCGTTCAACGACGCGGCCGCCGCCGGCACCGACCAGGCGAAGGCCGAGCTGGGCGTGCCGTCGGTCCAGGAGAGCACCGCGAGCGCCAGCGAGAGCGAAGCGGCGAAGCAGCAGCGGCTCGAGCAGATGGCCGCGCAGGGTCTCAACCCGATCATCGCGGTCGGCTTCGCGTACGCGCCTTCGGTCACCGCGGTCGCGCCGAAGCACCCGAACACGCGGTTCGCGATCGTCGACGACGACTCCATCAAGCAGCCGAACGTGACGCCGCTGGTCTTCGCCGAGGAGCAGGGCTCGTTCCTGGCCGGCGTCGCCGCCGCGTACAAGAGCAAGAGCTGCCACATCGGTTTCGTCGGCGGTGTGAAGACCCCGCTGATCCAGAAGTTCGAGGCCGGTTACCTGCAGGGTGCGAAGGCGGTCTCGGACAAGATCGAGATCGAGGACGACTACCTCACCCCGGCCGGCGACTTCACCGGTTTCCAGGACCCGGCCAAGGGCAACGTGAAGGCCGCGGCGGAGATCGCCAAGGGCGCGGACGTGATCTACCACGCCGCGGGCGCCTCCGGTAAGGGCGTGTTCGACGCCGCGAAGGCGAACGACGCGCTGGCCATCGGCGTGGACTCCGACCAGTACAACCAGAAGACCGTCGCCGCGGACAAGGACATCATCATCACCTCGATGATCAAGCGGGTCGACATCGCGGTCTTCCAGTTCCTGCGGTCGGTCGCGAAGAACGACCTCAGCTCGCTGCCCAAGCGGTTCGACCTGAAGGTCGACGGGGTCGGCTACGCCACCTCCGGGGGCAAGGTCGACGACATCAAGGACGTCCTGGACGGGTACAAGGCCCAGATCGTCTCGGGTGCCGTCCAGGTTTCGGACAAGCCGGCCAAGTAG
- a CDS encoding succinate dehydrogenase hydrophobic membrane anchor subunit has protein sequence MADALILDKPRSPRRPAARRSNFELYSWLFMRISGLALIILVLGHLLIMNILDGGVHRINWGFVAGRWASPFWQFWDLAMLWLAEIHGGNGLRTIIDDYARKDSTRFWLKMLLYVSMVLILAVGTMVIFTFDPEMPAS, from the coding sequence ATGGCCGACGCTCTGATCCTGGACAAGCCGCGCTCGCCGCGGCGCCCGGCCGCCCGGCGCAGCAACTTCGAGCTCTACAGCTGGCTGTTCATGCGCATCTCCGGCCTCGCGCTGATCATCCTGGTGCTCGGCCACCTGCTGATCATGAACATCCTCGACGGCGGCGTGCACCGGATCAACTGGGGCTTCGTGGCCGGCCGCTGGGCCTCGCCGTTCTGGCAGTTCTGGGACCTGGCGATGCTGTGGCTCGCGGAGATCCACGGCGGCAACGGCCTGCGCACGATCATCGACGACTACGCGCGCAAGGACTCCACCCGGTTCTGGCTGAAGATGCTGCTCTACGTGTCGATGGTCCTGATCCTCGCCGTGGGCACCATGGTGATCTTCACCTTCGACCCCGAAATGCCCGCCAGCTGA
- a CDS encoding adenosine deaminase yields MSDVTPLSAEILRRAPKVLLHDHLDGGLRPATVAELADETGYRDLPTSDPAELGRWFRAAADSGSLVSYLETFAHTCGVMQTEEALVRVAAEAVEDLAADGVVYAELRYAPELFVERGLSLDAVVEAVQAGFVEGTRRVVAAGGRIRVRTLLCAMRQHARAMEIAELAVRHRDAGVAGFDIAGPEDGFPPSRNLDAFEFLRRNNAHFTIHAGEAFGVPSIHEALQFCGAERLGHGVRIAEDITTGPDGEVHLGRLAGYVRDRRIPLEICPSSNVQTGTVGSLPEHPIGLLARLRFRVTVNTDNRLMSGCTMTSEFAALAETFGFGLADLRWFTINAMKSAFLDFDARLELIEKVVKPGYAALA; encoded by the coding sequence ATGTCGGACGTAACCCCGCTGAGCGCCGAGATCCTGCGCCGCGCCCCCAAGGTCCTGCTGCACGACCATCTCGACGGCGGTCTCCGCCCGGCCACCGTCGCCGAGCTGGCCGACGAGACCGGCTACCGCGACCTGCCCACGAGCGATCCGGCGGAGCTGGGCCGCTGGTTCCGCGCCGCGGCCGACTCCGGATCGCTGGTGTCCTACCTCGAGACGTTCGCGCACACCTGCGGGGTGATGCAGACCGAGGAGGCGCTGGTCAGGGTTGCCGCGGAGGCCGTGGAGGACCTGGCAGCCGACGGGGTGGTCTACGCGGAGCTGCGGTACGCGCCGGAGTTGTTCGTCGAGCGTGGTCTTTCACTCGATGCGGTGGTCGAAGCGGTCCAGGCGGGATTCGTCGAGGGAACACGGCGCGTGGTCGCCGCGGGTGGCCGGATCCGGGTCCGGACGTTGCTGTGCGCGATGCGCCAGCACGCGCGCGCGATGGAGATCGCCGAGCTGGCGGTGCGCCACCGCGACGCGGGGGTGGCCGGCTTCGACATCGCCGGGCCGGAGGACGGTTTTCCGCCGAGCCGCAATCTCGACGCATTCGAGTTCCTGCGTCGCAACAATGCGCATTTCACCATTCATGCCGGCGAGGCTTTCGGAGTTCCCTCGATTCACGAGGCGCTACAGTTCTGCGGCGCCGAACGGCTCGGGCACGGTGTGCGGATCGCCGAGGACATCACCACCGGCCCGGACGGCGAGGTCCACCTTGGACGGTTGGCGGGTTATGTCCGCGACCGCCGGATCCCGTTGGAGATCTGTCCTTCGTCGAACGTCCAGACCGGAACCGTCGGATCGCTGCCCGAACACCCGATCGGCCTGCTCGCCCGGCTGCGCTTCCGGGTCACCGTGAACACCGACAACCGGCTGATGAGCGGATGCACGATGACCAGTGAATTCGCCGCGCTGGCCGAGACCTTCGGCTTCGGGCTGGCCGATCTGCGCTGGTTCACCATCAATGCCATGAAATCCGCGTTCCTCGATTTCGACGCACGGCTGGAGCTGATCGAGAAGGTGGTCAAGCCCGGCTACGCCGCGCTGGCCTGA